A single genomic interval of Lewinellaceae bacterium harbors:
- a CDS encoding carbon-nitrogen hydrolase family protein: MKIALAQIQSHAGEIAVNTKHHIRFIELANAVGVELLVFPELSLTGYEPSLAKESAITIDSPIFDPIQQAARKGNMMVGVGMPILVETGIAIGMVLMGPDDQRTWYAKQFLHPDEEPFFKGVYQQPRLPPSFNSIGLAICYELSVTTHAEQVHQSEKTIYLASVAKSANGVAQAGPRLARISQYYGMIAGMVNSIGPSDDFIGAGESAWWDPEGNKIGSMNNTTEGILLLNTNSMVVDAYLI; this comes from the coding sequence ATGAAAATTGCATTGGCACAAATTCAATCGCACGCTGGTGAGATAGCAGTTAATACCAAACATCACATTCGATTTATTGAATTGGCAAATGCAGTCGGAGTGGAGCTGCTTGTATTTCCTGAACTGTCATTGACCGGGTATGAGCCTTCCCTTGCTAAAGAGAGTGCCATAACCATTGACTCCCCGATATTCGACCCCATTCAACAGGCTGCACGGAAGGGTAACATGATGGTTGGTGTTGGAATGCCTATTCTGGTTGAGACAGGTATTGCCATCGGAATGGTTTTGATGGGGCCGGATGATCAGCGCACCTGGTATGCCAAACAATTTCTGCATCCGGATGAAGAGCCTTTTTTTAAAGGGGTATACCAGCAGCCCCGGCTCCCACCATCATTTAATTCAATTGGACTAGCCATCTGCTATGAACTATCCGTGACCACGCACGCCGAACAGGTTCATCAGTCCGAAAAGACCATTTACCTGGCCAGTGTGGCCAAGTCAGCAAATGGAGTGGCTCAGGCGGGTCCCCGTTTGGCACGGATCTCCCAGTACTATGGCATGATAGCCGGGATGGTGAACTCCATCGGTCCAAGTGATGATTTTATCGGAGCAGGCGAATCGGCCTGGTGGGATCCGGAAGGGAACAAAATCGGAAGTATGAATAACACAACAGAAGGAATACTGCTATTAAATACCAATTCCATGGTGGTTGACGCTTATCTGATTTGA
- a CDS encoding glycosylase, translating into MGQRSPVGSECHPERSRSVWIGIIPLCFIYGFILNQSCTVASTDQSSSLAFPSELVHFKPSGENPVFAGTGDSADWDQLIRERGYILVEKGVYHLWYTGYQDRKDTELHLGYATSPDGIHFTRYPGNPIFTGNWTEDMMVIHDGDQYVMVAEGRHDIAHWMVSADMIHWEDKGDLDIRKVDGSKIDPGPYGTPTLWKEDGRYYLFYERNDSAIWLATSPDLSIWTNVQDDPVIDRGPEGYDRYGVALNQIVKYKGHYYGYYHGTPEPDWSLWNTNVAASTDLIHWTKYPNNPILEDNKSSGILVPDGEGFRMYTMHPEVVMHEKE; encoded by the coding sequence ATGGGACAGAGATCCCCGGTTGGAAGTGAATGCCATCCTGAGCGGAGTCGAAGTGTGTGGATCGGGATCATTCCTCTTTGTTTTATTTATGGCTTTATCCTCAACCAATCCTGCACGGTTGCCTCTACAGATCAATCCTCGTCCCTGGCATTTCCTTCCGAATTAGTCCATTTCAAACCAAGCGGGGAAAACCCGGTCTTCGCCGGGACCGGCGATTCAGCCGATTGGGATCAGCTCATCCGTGAGAGGGGTTACATCCTGGTAGAAAAAGGAGTTTATCACTTATGGTATACGGGTTATCAGGACAGGAAGGACACGGAATTACATCTGGGTTACGCCACGTCGCCGGATGGCATTCATTTTACCCGTTATCCGGGCAATCCGATCTTTACGGGCAACTGGACGGAGGATATGATGGTTATTCATGACGGGGACCAGTATGTGATGGTTGCTGAGGGTAGGCACGATATCGCGCATTGGATGGTATCTGCCGATATGATTCATTGGGAAGATAAGGGTGACCTGGACATCCGCAAGGTGGATGGAAGCAAAATCGATCCGGGTCCTTATGGGACACCCACACTCTGGAAGGAGGATGGACGTTATTATCTGTTTTATGAGCGCAATGATTCGGCGATTTGGTTGGCTACCTCTCCGGATTTGTCCATTTGGACCAATGTACAGGATGACCCTGTAATTGACCGGGGACCGGAAGGGTATGATCGATATGGAGTAGCGCTGAACCAGATCGTCAAATACAAAGGCCACTATTACGGCTATTATCACGGTACGCCGGAGCCGGACTGGAGTCTATGGAATACCAATGTTGCCGCATCAACAGACCTGATACACTGGACGAAATATCCCAATAACCCCATCCTTGAAGATAATAAGTCAAGTGGGATCCTGGTGCCGGACGGAGAAGGCTTCAGGATGTATACTATGCATCCCGAAGTGGTGATGCATGAAAAGGAATAA
- a CDS encoding acetylxylan esterase: MENNPAWQSWNNLDELKVVQQNLRDQLWEMLGLAPVPDRTPLQVQITGVVEKQDFVVEKIVFQSRPGLYVTGNLYRPKQITKPLPAILYVCGHATVNQDGYDYGAKAHYQHHPAWYARHGYICLVIDTLQLGEIEGIHHGLYRYDRWWWISRGYTPASVEAWNGIRAIDYLVSRPDVDPARLGVTGRSGGGATSWWLGALDERIKVVVPVAGLTDLGNHVVDGCAAEHCDCMYFNNIYHWDYPMLGLLIAPRPLLIANADRDVMFPVNGVYRSYSQIRTAYDRLGMGDDLSLNVVGGGHHDIPDIQVPALRWFNHYLLGIDSLMDWRMTPYCTPEEMRVLPQRPDNEINTRIDESFVNQAAPVLNQIKADGFNACQQQWLMQLQNKTFQNWPDGWTSTLSQVNDLEAFGYHIELKALQADPYTRLPVWEITKPGFEDSLAVAYILDNHTWPRWKDLLYSSMINTDIYFEDTQIPEELNSRGHVVLLPMRGSGPAKYTGDDEVQKHIRRRYYLLGTSLEAMQTWDLLQGLSMLKQLNPSCPVYGSEATATQLCYASLFTNQLKLNLVGPTDSHVSGPDYPNVLKSMDVPAAVMMSAMKNNITLITENTNLWKPYADFIKKEGGTFMLINNP; the protein is encoded by the coding sequence ATGGAAAATAATCCCGCCTGGCAATCCTGGAACAACCTGGATGAGCTCAAAGTCGTACAGCAAAATCTGAGGGACCAACTGTGGGAAATGCTTGGATTGGCGCCTGTGCCAGACAGAACCCCGCTCCAGGTCCAGATCACCGGCGTAGTAGAAAAACAGGATTTCGTTGTCGAGAAAATAGTCTTTCAATCACGACCCGGACTTTATGTCACCGGGAATCTCTACCGGCCGAAACAAATCACGAAACCCTTGCCGGCTATCCTCTACGTTTGTGGACATGCCACAGTGAATCAGGACGGTTACGACTATGGGGCGAAAGCCCACTATCAGCATCATCCGGCCTGGTATGCCCGGCATGGATACATTTGTCTGGTCATCGACACCCTGCAACTGGGTGAGATCGAAGGCATCCATCACGGCCTGTACCGTTATGACCGGTGGTGGTGGATATCCCGTGGATATACACCTGCCAGCGTTGAGGCGTGGAATGGAATCCGGGCCATCGACTACCTGGTATCCCGTCCGGATGTGGATCCTGCACGTCTGGGTGTGACCGGCCGCAGTGGCGGTGGGGCTACCAGTTGGTGGCTGGGAGCACTGGATGAACGCATCAAAGTGGTGGTGCCCGTAGCCGGGTTAACAGACCTGGGCAATCATGTGGTGGATGGTTGTGCTGCAGAACACTGTGACTGCATGTACTTCAACAATATATACCATTGGGATTATCCAATGCTGGGTTTGCTGATCGCACCGCGGCCTCTCCTGATAGCCAACGCAGACCGGGATGTCATGTTTCCGGTCAATGGGGTCTACCGTAGCTATAGCCAGATCCGCACTGCCTATGACCGTCTCGGAATGGGTGATGATCTTTCGCTGAATGTGGTAGGAGGTGGTCATCATGATATTCCCGACATTCAGGTACCTGCTTTGCGCTGGTTCAACCACTATTTGCTGGGAATCGACAGTCTGATGGATTGGCGCATGACACCTTATTGTACACCGGAAGAAATGCGGGTACTTCCGCAAAGGCCTGATAATGAAATTAATACACGAATCGATGAATCCTTTGTAAATCAGGCGGCGCCGGTACTGAACCAGATCAAGGCAGACGGATTTAATGCCTGCCAGCAACAATGGCTAATGCAGTTACAAAACAAGACTTTTCAGAATTGGCCGGACGGTTGGACTTCTACCCTGTCCCAGGTAAATGATCTGGAAGCCTTTGGATATCATATCGAATTAAAAGCTTTACAGGCCGATCCGTACACCCGGCTTCCGGTGTGGGAGATCACCAAACCTGGCTTCGAGGACAGTCTGGCAGTCGCCTACATACTGGACAACCATACCTGGCCCCGCTGGAAGGACCTCTTGTACTCCTCAATGATCAACACAGACATCTATTTTGAAGACACTCAAATACCGGAAGAACTGAATTCGAGGGGCCACGTTGTATTGCTTCCCATGCGGGGCTCAGGTCCTGCAAAGTACACCGGCGACGATGAAGTGCAGAAACACATCCGGCGGCGTTACTATCTGCTTGGAACCTCACTGGAAGCCATGCAAACATGGGACCTGCTCCAGGGATTAAGTATGCTTAAGCAATTAAACCCGTCCTGTCCTGTCTATGGTTCCGAGGCCACCGCCACCCAATTATGTTATGCCTCCTTATTCACCAATCAACTCAAATTAAACCTTGTTGGGCCTACGGATAGTCATGTGTCCGGACCCGATTATCCCAATGTCCTGAAATCCATGGATGTCCCGGCCGCCGTAATGATGTCTGCCATGAAGAATAACATCACCTTGATTACTGAAAATACCAACTTGTGGAAACCCTATGCTGATTTTATAAAAAAAGAAGGAGGTACTTTTATGTTAATTAACAATCCCTGA
- the tnpA gene encoding IS200/IS605 family transposase, with protein MGQSLVKNYLHIVFSTKNRFPWIIPDIKDELFQYLGGICRQLESPAVQVGGYRDHVHILCSLSKNIALANFMREVKSNSSKWIKTKHINLNNFRWQNGYGAFSVQSSNITPVIQYIANQETHHKKLSFREEYIKFLDEFHIEYDDRYVWD; from the coding sequence ATGGGCCAGTCTCTGGTAAAGAACTACCTGCATATCGTATTCAGTACTAAGAATAGATTTCCCTGGATTATACCAGATATTAAAGATGAGTTATTCCAATATTTGGGAGGGATTTGCCGACAACTGGAATCCCCCGCTGTTCAAGTGGGTGGCTATCGGGACCATGTTCATATTCTTTGTTCCCTTTCAAAGAATATTGCTCTGGCTAATTTCATGAGGGAGGTGAAATCAAATTCCTCGAAATGGATTAAAACCAAGCACATTAATCTTAATAATTTTCGCTGGCAGAATGGATATGGCGCCTTTTCAGTGCAATCTTCCAATATTACTCCTGTCATTCAATACATTGCAAACCAGGAAACTCATCATAAAAAATTATCATTCCGTGAAGAGTATATCAAATTCCTGGATGAATTCCATATTGAATATGATGATCGGTATGTCTGGGATTGA
- a CDS encoding Gfo/Idh/MocA family oxidoreductase, with product MNDSKKAGATTSRRDFLKYGAAASTFFIVPRHVLGGLGFTPPSDQLNLAAIGSGGKGASDIRLAAGNGMERVVALCDVDFGGSAAKTVEAFPNAKRYADFREMLDKEKDIDAVTISTPDHVHGPAAVYAMERGKHVYVQKPLTHNIREARMLTELARKQKVVTQMGNQGGSNPLLKLVQEWVDSGKLGKIHKVQVWTNRPVWPQGGAFPQPDPTMKPETLDWNLWLGPAPEIPYTPNIAPFNWRGWWDYGTGALGDVGCHLIDIPFRTLKLHYPLDAECSVASLFSQMWTPDYHPEGAPSSSFITLHFPSTEKTQSPIEMTWSDGGIRPSHPEIIPADDEIGGSGSQNGVLIIGEKGLISTNINDSSPLMPKLYLNDGTVEIGPQTEEGMAPEYGHQRFWVEACKAGFNSPEHKALTSSFDYAGPMTETVLMGNLAIRSYMLRRADANGRMQFYGRQKLLWDGNNMRITNLEDANQFVTRTYREGWTI from the coding sequence ATGAATGATTCAAAGAAAGCAGGTGCCACAACTTCACGTCGTGACTTCCTGAAATACGGTGCTGCCGCATCCACCTTTTTTATTGTGCCTCGCCATGTGCTGGGTGGCCTCGGGTTCACACCACCCAGCGACCAGCTGAACCTGGCTGCCATTGGGTCCGGAGGTAAAGGCGCCAGCGATATCCGCCTGGCGGCCGGTAACGGCATGGAACGGGTTGTTGCCCTGTGTGACGTGGATTTTGGTGGTTCGGCGGCTAAAACCGTTGAAGCATTTCCAAATGCGAAGCGCTATGCAGACTTCCGTGAAATGCTGGATAAAGAAAAGGACATCGATGCGGTAACCATATCCACTCCGGACCATGTCCATGGGCCGGCAGCGGTGTACGCTATGGAGCGCGGAAAGCATGTTTATGTGCAGAAACCTTTGACCCATAATATTCGTGAAGCGAGGATGCTCACTGAACTGGCCCGCAAACAAAAAGTAGTCACCCAGATGGGCAACCAGGGTGGTTCCAACCCATTGCTCAAACTGGTTCAGGAATGGGTGGATTCCGGAAAACTTGGTAAGATCCACAAAGTGCAAGTCTGGACCAACCGACCCGTCTGGCCGCAGGGTGGCGCCTTCCCACAGCCTGATCCCACCATGAAGCCGGAAACACTGGACTGGAACTTGTGGCTGGGGCCTGCCCCCGAGATCCCTTATACACCAAACATTGCTCCCTTCAACTGGCGTGGATGGTGGGATTATGGCACCGGCGCTCTGGGCGATGTAGGATGTCACCTCATCGATATTCCATTCCGAACCCTTAAGTTGCATTACCCTCTGGATGCCGAATGCAGCGTTGCCTCCCTGTTTTCACAAATGTGGACACCGGACTATCATCCGGAGGGAGCGCCCTCTTCGTCATTTATCACATTGCATTTTCCTTCCACCGAAAAGACCCAGTCACCGATCGAGATGACCTGGAGTGACGGCGGTATCCGGCCTTCCCATCCGGAAATCATACCGGCGGATGATGAGATCGGAGGTTCCGGGAGTCAAAACGGGGTGCTGATCATTGGGGAGAAAGGATTGATCTCGACCAATATCAATGACAGTTCGCCTTTGATGCCAAAGTTGTACCTGAATGACGGGACGGTCGAAATTGGCCCGCAAACCGAAGAGGGTATGGCGCCGGAATACGGCCATCAGCGATTTTGGGTTGAAGCCTGTAAGGCAGGCTTCAATAGTCCGGAACACAAAGCACTGACTTCATCCTTTGATTATGCCGGACCGATGACAGAGACGGTGCTGATGGGTAATCTGGCCATCAGGTCCTACATGTTACGCCGTGCCGACGCCAATGGTCGCATGCAGTTTTATGGCCGCCAGAAATTATTGTGGGATGGCAATAACATGCGCATCACCAACCTGGAAGACGCCAACCAGTTTGTTACCAGGACCTACCGGGAAGGGTGGACCATATAA